The following are from one region of the Aspergillus luchuensis IFO 4308 DNA, chromosome 4, nearly complete sequence genome:
- the ayg1 gene encoding heptaketide hydrolyase ayg1 (COG:O;~EggNog:ENOG410PJP9;~InterPro:IPR010520,IPR029058;~PFAM:PF06500,PF00326), with protein sequence MAPWILGEKFNTVYPHKGSIKALWETKWKFACEKSVYPFHDGAIEDFRPIFQKLIDENINDAYTDAYTQAFFPVAEALENKASAALNNNNVEMASDLLRRAAVVYRISRFPYVDPTREDIKKEAFNRQKKVYLKAASFWKPTIQEVIIPHKHKSATDGAYVPLFVRVPEHATAENPVPVVVLMTGLDGYRPDNSQRTHEIINRGWATVICEIPGTADSPADPSDPESADRQWTTVLDYMATRPEFDMSRVAAWGLSAGGFYAIRAAHTHRDRFVGTLAHGPGCHYFLDPEWLSRVDDHEYPFLLTPAWAKKYGYSNPEDFKKHGQKKFSLLETGILDQPSCRLLLLNGVDDGVTPIEDCLMLFNHGSPKEGRFFHGLPHMGYPHSLVPSYKWFEDVLRSPQEPLKN encoded by the exons ATGGCTCCTTGGATCCTCGGCGAGAAGTTCAACACCGTTTACCCCCACAAGGGCTCTATCAAAGCTCTTTGGGAGACGAAGTGGAAGTTTGCA TGTGAAAAATCCGTCTACCCATTCCACGACGGTGCCATCGAAGACTTTCGACCTATTTTCCAGAAGCTTATTGAT GAAAACATCAACGATGCCTACACAGATGCCTACACACAGGCTTTCTTCCCGGTTGCCGAGGCCCTGGAGAATAAGGCCTCCGCTGCTttgaacaacaacaatgtaGAGATGGCATCTGACCTGCTCCGGAGAGCCGCTGTGGTCTACCGCATCTCCCGCTTCCCTTATGTCGATCCGACTAGAGAGGATATCAAAAAAGAGGCCTTCAACCGACAGAAAAAGGTGTATCTGAAGGCCGCTTCCTTTTGGAAGCCCACCATCCAGGAGGTCATCATCCCGCACAAGCATAAGTCGGCCACCGACGGTGCCTATGTTCCCCTCTTCGTTCGTGTCCCGGAACATGCGACGGCAGAGAACCCCGTCCCAGTTGTTGTGCTGATGACTGGCCTGGATGGATACCGCCCTGACAACAGTCAACGCACCCATGAGATCATCAACCGGGGTTGGGCGACAGTTATCTGTGAGATCCCCGGTACCGCGGACTCGCCTGCCGACCCCAGCGACCCGGAGTCGGCGGACCGTCAATGGACCACCGTTCTCGACTACATGGCGACTCGTCCGGAGTTCGACATGTCCCGGGTTGCTGCCTGGGGTCTGAGTGCTGGTGGGTTCTACGCGATCCGGGCTGCACATACCCATCGTGATCGCTTCGTTGGAACCCTCGCCCACGGACCGGGGTGCCATTACTTCCTGGACCCCGAGTGGTTGAGCCGTGTCGATGACCACGAATATCCATTCTT GCTCACTCCTGCCTGGGCGAAGAAGTACGGCTACTCCAACCCGGAGGATTTCAAGAAGCATGGCCAGAAGAAGTTCTCTCTTCTCGAGACAGGCATCTTGGATCAGCCTAGCTGCAGACTGTTGCTGCTCAAC GGTGTGGATGATGGCGTTACCCCCATTGAAGACTGCCTGATGCTCTTCAACCACGGAAGTCCCAAAGAGGGAAG ATTCTTCCACGGTCTCCCTCACATGGGATACCCTCACAGTCTGGTCCCGTCGTACAAGTGGTTCGAGGATGTTCTGCGCTCACCCCAGGAGCCTCTTAAGAACTGA
- the abr1 gene encoding multicopper oxidase abr1 (CAZy:AA1;~COG:Q;~EggNog:ENOG410Q1FT;~InterPro:IPR008972,IPR011707,IPR011706,IPR033138, IPR044130,IPR001117;~PFAM:PF00394,PF07731,PF07732;~go_function: GO:0005507 - copper ion binding [Evidence IEA];~go_function: GO:0016491 - oxidoreductase activity [Evidence IEA];~go_process: GO:0006811 - ion transport [Evidence IEA];~go_process: GO:0055114 - oxidation-reduction process [Evidence IEA]): MIRTLTTLGLYGFVQQALSKNVYLDWNITWVTAAPDGYARPVIGINGHWPCPQIDVDVGDNLIVDVYNGLGNESTGIHWHGLHQNYNGYMDGVPGVTQCELHPNQRMRYVVPMNQTGTYWYHSHEPGQYPDGLRGPIIVHDNVPAPYHYDEEMTLTLSDWYHVQIPVLLDEFIVPGDHAPYGGLEPLPDAILFNDMHNTKISVKPGTTYLIHVVCMGNFPGHALVIDDHDMTIVGMDGIAVEPHFLPPQYLRVAVGQRVDILLTTKNDTSKNYAIWDGLDIDEMFVQEGRSPPPGYNPNGTAWLMYNEDAPLPPPPIIHVNNASLDFLDDVTLTPIDNLPLIDPIQHQFIFDVYPTTVDGKPAYSINNMTYNAPDSPTLYTAIYSDPDACLDPDLYGDVNPFVVNYGDVVEIVLNNHHDNLHPWHLHGHDFQVLQRTYPYGGFFDGYRNVSATPMRRDTLMVEPMGHFVIRFRAMNPDK; this comes from the exons ATGATCCGAACCCTCACAACGCTCGGCCTGTACGGGTTCGTCCAACAGGCATTGAGCAAAAATGTGTATCTGGATTGGAATATAACTTGGGTGACAGCAGCACCTGATGGGTATGCGAGGCCTGTGATCGGCATTAACGGACATTGGCCTTGTCCCCAAATTGATGTCGATGTTGGCGACAATCTCATCGTCGACGTGTACAACGGGCTGGGGAACGAGTCCACCGGAATCCATTGGCATGGTCTGCATCAGAACTACAATGGCTACATGGACGGTGTCCCAGGAGTCACCCAATGCGAGctccaccccaaccagcgCATGCGCTACGTTGTTCCG ATGAATCAAACCGGTACCTATTGGTATCACTCCCACGAGCCCGGTCAGTATCCTGATGGGTTGCGCGGTCCCATCATCGTGCACGACAATGTTCCTGCCCCGTATCACtatgatgaggagatgacTCTCACCTTATCCGACTGGTATCATGTACAGATACCCGTCTTGCTCGATGAATTCATAGTTCCAGGAGACCATGCCCCTTATGGAGGTCTAGAGCCGCTACCTGATGCGATTTTGTTCAACGACATGCATAACACCAAAATCAGCGTTAAGCCCGGCACGACCTACCTGATCCACGTTGTCTGCATGGGCAACTTTCCCGGGCATGCGCTCGTCATTGACGACCACGACATGACCATTGTTGGTATGGATGGCATTGCAGTGGAACCGCATTTCCTTCCACCCCAGTATCTGCGTGTGGCCGTTGGACAACGAGTCGACatccttctcaccaccaaaAATGATACTAGCAAGAACTACGCCATCTGGGACGGTCTCGATATTGATGAGATGTTCGTTCAAGAGGGAAGGAGCCCACCTCCAGGGTACAATCCCAACGGCACCGCATGGCTCATGTACAACGAGGATGCTCCTttgcctcctccgcccatcATTCATGTCAACAATGCAAGTCTGGACTTCCTCGATGATGTGACCTTAACACCGATAGACAACCTTCCACTGATTGACCCCATACAACACCAATTTATCTTCGACGTCTACCCGACCACAGTGGATGGAAAGCCCGCCTacagcatcaacaacatgacATATAACGCTCCCGACTCGCCCACGCTGTACACTGCCATCTATTCTGACCCCGATGCCTGCTTAGACCCAGACCTCTATGGAGATGTGAACCCTTTTGTTGTCAATTATGGTGATGTGGTGGAAATCGttctcaacaaccaccatgaCAATCTCCACCCGTGGCATCTCCACGGTCATGATTTCCAGGTGCTCCAGCGCACTTACCCGTACGGTGGCTTCTTCGATGGCTACCGCAACGTTTCTGCCACGCCCATGCGCCGAGATACGCTCATGGTGGAGCCCATGGGTCATTTCGTGATTAGATTCCGTGCAATGAATCCTGATAAGTAA
- a CDS encoding FAD-dependent oxidoreductase (COG:E;~EggNog:ENOG410PMZS;~InterPro:IPR023209,IPR006076,IPR006181;~PFAM:PF01266;~TransMembrane:1 (o6-23i);~go_function: GO:0003884 - D-amino-acid oxidase activity [Evidence IEA];~go_function: GO:0016491 - oxidoreductase activity [Evidence IEA];~go_function: GO:0071949 - FAD binding [Evidence IEA];~go_process: GO:0046416 - D-amino acid metabolic process [Evidence IEA];~go_process: GO:0055114 - oxidation-reduction process [Evidence IEA]) — protein sequence MTEKETIVVIGAGIIGLSTALYIQQHLSPSQRVLLAARDFPHSTSLNYASPWAGAHYRPVPGSNAQHTREEAQARRTYAHFRTLAAQEPGAGVQSITGIEHLENPPAEYLDEKNIQAVYGHLDGFEYLQPEEVPGDVKWGVRYETFVVNSPVYCAWLLREFVLRGGEVKEYTFVDLREGFYLAERVGAVVNCSGLGFGDEKSYIIRGQTCLVRNPCSATITRQNSDGSWSFCIPRPLGGGTIIGGTKQPHNWDPNPSMETRAQLLANAAKWFPFQEGTRGEFDVIRDIVGRRPAREGGMRIEVERMDQGQEVIVHAYGAGGRGFELSWGVAEDVYDLMRQSGLIKEKASL from the exons ATGActgaaaaagaaaccatTGTAGTAATAGG AGCCGGCATAATCGGCCTCTCCACAGCGCTCtacatccaacaacacctctccccatcccaacGCGTTCTCCTCGCAGCCCGAGATTTCCCCCACAGCACATCCCTCAACTACGCCTCACCCTGGGCAGGCGCCCACTATCGTCCGGTCCCCGGCTCCAACGCCCAACACACTcgagaagaagcacaagccCGTCGCACCTACGCACACTTCAGGACACTCGCGGCCCAGGAACCAGGTGCGGGCGTCCAGTCCATCACTGGCATCGAGCACCTCGAGAACCCGCCGGCGGAGTACCTCGACGAGAAGAACATCCAGGCAGTGTATGGGCATCTGGATGGGTTTGAGTACTTACAGCCTGAGGAGGTGCCAGGGGATGTGAAGTGGGGAGTGAGATATGAGACATTCGTGGTGAATTCGCCGGTGTATTGTGCGTGGTTGCTGCGGGAGTTTGTCTtgaggggtggggaggtgaaggagtaTACGTTTGTGGATTTGAGGGAGGGGTTCTATCTTGCGGAGAGGGTGGGGGCGGTGGTTAATTGTTCTgggttggggtttggggatgaGAAGAGTTATATTATTCGGg GGCAAACGTGTCTGGTCAGGAATCCGTGCTCGGCGACTATCACTCGACAGAATAGCGATGGCTCGTGGTCCTTCTGTATCCCGCGCCCGTTGGGTGGTGGGACGATTATCGGGGGCACGAAGCAGCCGCATAATTGGGATCCTAATCCGTCGATGGAAACACGGGCCCAGCTACTGGCGAATGCTGCTAAGTGGTTCCCCTTCCAGGAGGGAACTAGAGGAGAGTTCGATGTTATTCGTGATATTGTTGGTCGTCGACCGGCACGAGAGGGGGGTATGAGGATTgaagtggagaggatggatcaAGGTCAGGAGGTGATCGTTCATGCGTATGGAGCGGGGGGTCGTGGGTTTGAGTTGTCCTGGGGTGTGGCGGAGGATGTTTACGATTTGATGCGACAAAGCGGACTGATAAAGGAAAAGGCCTCGCTATAA
- a CDS encoding rRNA-processing FCF1 family protein (BUSCO:EOG09264SET;~COG:S;~EggNog:ENOG410PKAF;~InterPro:IPR029060,IPR002716,IPR006984;~PFAM:PF04900,PF18477;~go_component: GO:0032040 - small-subunit processome [Evidence IEA]), with the protein MGVQKKTRKFAQMKRAIKARDERLKKPEAKKETPKEDQLTRQVTQAPSNMFFAANTALGPPYHVLVDTNFVSHAIRAKQDLLTSMMDLLYAKCVPTFSDCTIAELEKLGDKYRLALRVAKDPRWSRVKCSHKGTYADDCIVDRVTKHRIYIVATNDQDLCRRLRKIPGVPIMKVARGKFTIEKLPDALD; encoded by the exons ATGGGTGTGCAAAAGAAGACTCGCAAGTTCGCGCAG ATGAAGCGCGCCATCAAGGCCCGCGATGAGCGACTGAAGAAGCCGgaagcgaagaaggagaCGCCCAAGGAGGATCAGCTGACTCGTCAAGTTACCCAAGCCCCTTCGAACATGTTCTTTGCCGCAAACACTGCCCTTGGCCCTCCCTACCACGTGCTGGTCGATACCAACTTTGTTTCCCACGCTATCCGAGCGAAGCAGGATCTACTTACTTCGATGATGGACCT GCTATACGCGAAGTGTGTTCCGACCTTCTCAGACTGCACCATTGCGGAATTGGAAAAGCTGGGTGACAAGTACCGCCTCGCACTTCGGGTTGCCAAAGACCCTCGGTGGTCTAGGGTCAAGTGCTCTCACAAGGGTACCTATGCAGATGACTGTATCGTGGATCGG GTGACGAAGCATAGAATTTACATTGTGGCGACCAACGATCAAGATCTGTGTCGCCGTCTGCGCAAGATTCCTGGTGTGCCCATCATGAAGGTTGCAAGGGGCAAATTCACCATCGAGAAGTTGCCCGATGCTTTGGATTAA